The following are encoded in a window of Roseimaritima ulvae genomic DNA:
- a CDS encoding DUF4339 domain-containing protein, which produces MHLIKHRGKVVGKATFEQIEVLVQRGQITPYHKISSDGGQTWTYASDIPELFETVPAAPSHVEPPPRDHAPPLAAENGNCPACGVAIDAHATVCPNCQFDKSGAPRISLAAADATTSRTAKSPSRMLLCYAIGMGAAYLFLIAWVACIAVEEESGTVSFIPFSLFYVSALSQMVFFCIWLYQAWTTLPAAYQNRVTPASAIGFLFVPFYNLYWVFVAIPGLASRLSQCLGDHDRESAGTTGYELGVAACVAAFMPCLNVLACPVLLLVFMLQVDAARRRIEGGSPEPSYAYQ; this is translated from the coding sequence AACAGATTGAAGTGCTGGTTCAGCGTGGCCAGATCACGCCCTACCACAAAATTTCCAGTGACGGTGGGCAAACGTGGACCTATGCATCGGATATTCCCGAGTTATTTGAAACCGTGCCTGCTGCTCCCTCGCATGTTGAGCCTCCGCCCCGGGATCATGCTCCGCCACTCGCGGCGGAGAACGGAAATTGCCCTGCTTGTGGAGTCGCCATCGACGCCCACGCCACGGTATGTCCGAACTGCCAATTTGATAAGAGTGGAGCACCAAGGATTAGCCTGGCAGCAGCTGATGCGACGACGAGTCGCACCGCGAAAAGTCCCAGTAGGATGTTGCTTTGCTATGCAATTGGAATGGGGGCCGCCTATTTATTTCTTATCGCCTGGGTCGCCTGTATCGCCGTCGAGGAAGAAAGTGGCACAGTTAGTTTCATTCCATTTTCTTTGTTCTATGTTTCGGCTTTGAGTCAGATGGTATTTTTTTGCATCTGGCTGTACCAGGCATGGACGACGCTGCCAGCGGCGTATCAAAATCGGGTCACCCCCGCGTCTGCCATTGGGTTTCTGTTTGTGCCGTTCTACAACCTGTATTGGGTTTTTGTAGCGATTCCAGGTTTGGCAAGCCGCTTGAGCCAGTGCCTTGGCGATCATGATCGCGAGTCCGCGGGAACCACGGGGTATGAGTTGGGGGTTGCCGCATGCGTCGCCGCGTTTATGCCATGCCTCAACGTACTTGCTTGCCCGGTGCTCCTGTTAGTCTTCATGCTCCAGGTGGATGCAGCGAGACGGCGAATCGAAGGTGGTTCGCCGGAGCCGTCCTATGCGTACCAGTGA